The following are from one region of the Longimicrobiaceae bacterium genome:
- a CDS encoding IS4 family transposase: EIASFGGFLGRKGDGEPGVKSLWIGLRRLFDFTLAFQTLRDVGNA; encoded by the coding sequence GGGAGATCGCCTCCTTCGGCGGCTTCCTGGGACGCAAGGGCGATGGTGAGCCGGGGGTCAAAAGCCTCTGGATCGGGCTGCGCAGACTCTTCGACTTCACTCTCGCTTTCCAGACCCTCCGAGATGTGGGTAATGCGTAG
- the gltX gene encoding glutamate--tRNA ligase, with the protein MSEAPRVRFAPSPTGYLHVGGARTALFNWLFARGTGGTFVLRIEDTDRERSSGEMTQAILDGMRWLGMDWDEGPYHQADGFDRHRADCLRLLAEGKAYRCFCSAEELKARREAAEGRQEEFRYDRGCLALDPAEGERRAGAGEAFTLRFRVPEGVTEWDDVVHGPTRFRNEDIEDFIILRSDGTPIYNLAVVSDDVEMRITHVVRGDDHLSNTPKQILLYRALGAEVPAFAHVPMILGPDGKRLSKRHGATAVGEYAGQGILPTAMVNFLALLGWNPGDDEEVMLPADLIARFSLERINKKSAVFDTDKLLWMNGRHLSLTPSGELLPLVAPELLAQGLVTEPELEERHDWLSGLVDLLKTRVRTVGELADQLRVYLAPEIEYDPEAAAKHWKDGPAVAARLEAARDALQAAGSWAPEAVEATLRWVAEAEGVGFGKVVHPLRLALTGSSASPGIDAVVVAMGKTLVAQRLDAAVARLRYATVHDDR; encoded by the coding sequence ATGTCCGAGGCTCCACGCGTACGCTTCGCCCCCAGCCCGACCGGCTACCTGCACGTCGGGGGGGCGCGGACGGCGCTCTTCAACTGGCTCTTCGCCCGCGGCACGGGCGGCACCTTCGTCCTGCGCATCGAGGACACCGACCGCGAGCGCTCCAGCGGCGAGATGACGCAGGCCATCCTGGACGGGATGCGCTGGCTGGGGATGGACTGGGACGAGGGGCCGTACCACCAGGCCGACGGCTTCGACCGGCACCGGGCCGACTGTCTCCGGCTCCTGGCCGAGGGGAAGGCGTACCGGTGCTTCTGCAGCGCCGAGGAGCTGAAGGCCCGCCGCGAGGCCGCCGAGGGCCGGCAGGAGGAGTTCCGCTACGACCGCGGCTGCCTGGCGCTGGATCCCGCCGAGGGGGAGCGGCGCGCCGGGGCGGGGGAGGCGTTCACGCTCCGCTTCCGGGTCCCCGAGGGCGTCACGGAGTGGGACGACGTGGTGCACGGCCCCACCCGCTTCCGCAACGAGGACATCGAGGACTTCATCATCCTCCGGTCCGACGGGACCCCCATCTACAACCTGGCGGTGGTCTCCGACGACGTGGAGATGCGCATCACCCACGTCGTCCGCGGCGACGATCACCTCTCCAACACGCCCAAGCAGATCCTGCTCTACCGGGCGCTGGGCGCGGAGGTGCCGGCGTTCGCGCACGTCCCCATGATCCTGGGGCCGGACGGGAAGCGCCTTTCCAAGCGGCACGGCGCCACCGCCGTGGGCGAGTACGCGGGGCAGGGGATCCTCCCCACCGCCATGGTCAACTTCCTCGCGCTCCTGGGCTGGAACCCCGGCGACGACGAGGAGGTGATGCTCCCCGCGGACCTGATCGCCCGCTTCTCGCTGGAGCGCATCAACAAGAAGAGCGCCGTCTTCGATACCGACAAGCTGCTCTGGATGAACGGGCGGCACCTGTCGCTGACCCCCTCCGGGGAGCTGCTCCCGCTGGTCGCGCCGGAGCTGCTGGCGCAGGGGCTCGTGACGGAGCCCGAGCTGGAGGAGCGGCACGACTGGCTGAGCGGGCTCGTCGACCTGCTCAAGACCCGCGTCCGCACCGTGGGGGAGCTGGCGGACCAGCTCCGGGTGTACCTGGCGCCGGAGATCGAGTACGACCCGGAGGCGGCGGCCAAGCACTGGAAGGACGGCCCGGCCGTCGCGGCCCGGCTGGAAGCGGCCCGCGACGCGCTGCAGGCCGCCGGGTCGTGGGCCCCGGAGGCGGTGGAGGCCACCCTGCGCTGGGTGGCCGAGGCGGAGGGGGTGGGCTTCGGCAAGGTCGTCCACCCGCTGCGGCTCGCGCTCACCGGCTCATCCGCCAGCCCGGGGATCGACGCGGTGGTCGTGGCGATGGGAAAAACCCTCGTCGCGCAGAGGCTGGACGCCGCTGTCGCCCGGCTTCGGTACGCTACCGTACACGATGATCGTTGA